The Acidobacteriota bacterium genome contains the following window.
ATTGCACAAAAATTTCTCAAACAAACAGAAAGGAATTATGAGAAGATCCGTGAGTATCAGCGTAAGCCGATCCACCCTGTGACATAACCAAAAACGGGGCTGTTAGATTCCGACGTAATGGCCGATTATCAGAGCAAGGATCGTCAAGGTGCCATATATGACTTCGCCTATGCCGATCTTTGTTGCTTTGACTTTCTTGCGATAGGACGAGAGTCCGATTGCAGAGCGGACAAGAAGTATCAGGAACATCGGCACAGGCAAATACGGTGCTAAATGATCGATCGCGAGAACTAATACTAGGCCCGCTGCAGCCGCGTGAGCACTGATCGGTACTATCCACGAATAAGTTTTGCCTTTTTCAAGTCTTAAACGGTTTCGGACGTAAAGGATCGATGGGATCAGCCTCGCCGTGATTATTGCCCACAAAGATAATGACTTTGGATAACCCCACCCGGCGGCGAGAGCGATAACCGCGATCGACGCAGTAAGGGCAGTTGAACCTAAGAGCTCGGCGAGCAAGCTGCGGGATTTCCGGTTGGCATCGCAATAGATCTGATATACCGCAAATGGGAGGACAAGTGCGAACGGGATAAAACTCTCAGGCCGCGTATTAAAGGCAGCCCCGACAGCCCCGACACAAAATATCGAGAAGAAAGCTGCCGCAAATTTAAGGGCCAACGTGGTTTGAGGCAGGCTTCTTCCCGCCAACCCGCCAGAAAGGATAACTTTTAGAGGTTGCCGAAGCAGGAACGCGCCGATCACCAGAATGGCGATCCATGGTGCGGCGATCGAAGGGGCGATCGCGATCCCGCCAACCAACGGTTCCAATAGAAAGCCCCAAGATCCGTGCTCTACCGGCAATGCGACGGCTTTGGCTCGGATCTTGGGGAATCGATCGATCGGAGGTGCTTCTAATAACATTCGCACTAATTAACTACGGGTGAGAAGACGATCTGCTCCATTTCAATAGCACGCGGAAACAGCAAGTTATTTTCCAGATGGATATGCTGATGCAAGTCGCGTTCGAGCTCGCCGAGACGAAGGTAAAGTGCGGTAAAGCTCGGGCAGGCTTCTGCCGGCAGCGTGTAATCGTTCGTTACCGCCCGCATCTTGGCCAATAATTCCCCGACCTCGTCGTGTTCTATCTCCATCATATTTACTGGGTGCCGAACCGTCCCGAAGGGCGGATACGATACATTTAGATGATTCGCATAACTATATTCGAGTTTTTGAATATATGGAAAAAGCACCATTTCCTCTTTCATCATATGCGGAGCCAGATCTTCGCACAGCGACTGAAAAAGGCCCTTTAGCTCGATCAGGTATGGGTTGTGCTCACCATGCCGGGTCGCCACCTTGGCCATCAATGGAGTGAGATGGTACGTTTCATCCTTTGTGTAGACATGATGTTTGTCAAGAATGTGATCAACGAGATCGCTCAGCCGCATCTCGGCAAAGGAGTCCTGGTCGCCCGCGTTCGGCAGATCCAGAACGCCGTCTATCTTCTGGATGACGGTTTCCGGATTAGCTCCGACATTCCGGCATGCCTCCTCGAACGGAGTATTTCCGTGGCAGCAGTAGTCGATCTTGAATTCCTCAAAAACCCGTGTTGTCACAGGCATAGCGAGGGCGATCTCGCGAACCGTTTTACCTTCAACATTTATCATCAATTTTTCCTCCTAACCTCAAGCTTCAAAAAAGAAGTTTCGTCGGTTTGATCTGTAATAAATATGATTTGGCTCATGTTCGCAAAAATAAACGGTATCAGCTTAGCCATTACACCCTGCCAAAATCGCTCAATTTCCGGCTTTGACGCACAAATGCTAAAAAGGACTTACGAGATAACTCGTAAGTCCTTTATTATCTGGTGGCCAGAGACGGGGTCGAACCGCCGACACGCGGATTTTCAATCCGCTGCTCTACCAACTGAGCTATCTGGCCGAATTTCGCATCTAAGTCGAAGCAGAACGCGAATTTGTAAGTGTAAATAAGCCGTTTCGCGATGTCAAATCATCGGTGTTAACCTTTTCTTTACGGGGTAATAATTATGCTAAAGGATCTATCCATTTCTGTCTTGATCTTTCTTGTTTCTATTGGTGCGGGCTGCGGCGGTTCGGCGGGTGTTCCGGCAGGGAATTCCGCGAACAAAAATGGGAACGTGTCGAATGCGAATGCAGCAACGCCGGTGAACGCGGTTCCCGCGAACCTACCTGCCGGGGTCTCGACCACGCCTCTGTCTCCTGCGAACGCAGCAAATGTTTCGGCGGCAAACGGAGCAACGCCTAAACCGGTAACGACACCCGGCATTCCGAGTCCCGCGGAGTTGAAGAAACAGGCTAAGCCCGGAACGACTCCGACGCCCGGAATTCCTTCGGCTGACGAGATGCGAAAAGCCTTTTCAAAACCGGCTGCAAATGCGAATTCGGCTTCGCCGTCGATGATGAAGGAAGTTCCAATGATGAGATCAACGAAGCCGGCGAATAAACCGTAAGGTTATTTCGCGGCGGTTACTGCGGTGACCGTTGCGAAAACGTTTTCACGCTTGGCTTTGATCTTAAGTTTTGGCGACCCTCCGTTTGCCGACGGATCCATCGCGGAGCGAAAGGTGACGTTGTAGGCGGAGCGCATTTGCAGGACGATATCTTCGTAAGCCTTTTGGATCTGGCCGATCTGCGTTATCGGATAATAGACGCCGCCCGACATCTGAGCTAGTTTTTCGCCCTCGCCCTCACTCTTGGCGGTGAGCGACATGTATTTTTTCCGAAGGGGATCGATGTCGGCATTCAAATTCTGCGCGGCGAGAGCTATCAGTCCCGACGGAACGTAGAGCGGATATATCAAAGCACCGCTTTCCTGGATCGAGCCCGTAAGGGAATCAAATGCAAGAAAAGACCGGTTGTCGTCGCCGTCTGTGAGCACCACAATTGCCGTCCGTTCGCCTTTGAGAGGGCGAAGCGTGTCGGCGATCGTGTAGGCAAGGGCATCGTAATATGCGGTGCCGCCGCCCGCGTCGAAAGTGTCGAGGCTGGTTGAGAGTTTTCCTTTATCCGTTGTGAAGGTCGAGAGCAGCTTAACGTCCTCGTTAAAAATAACGATCGCTACCCGATCCTGAGCCCCGACCGTGTCGACAAAATTCCGCGCCGCCTTTCGAATGAAGTTAACGTAATTTTCTACGCTTCCCGAAACGTCCAGAAGCAGCACAAGATTGAACGGAGCTTCTGACCGCTCGACCGAGATGATCTCGCGGGGCGTTCCGTTCTCTAAGACCTCAAAATCATCAGCGTTCAGGCCCGGGATGGAGCGGTTCTTGAGATCGGTCACCCGAACGAGTGCCGTTTTCGTCTCGGCATTTACTCCGGCTGCCCGATCTGATCGCGGTGCGAAACTTGGTTCGAGTCTCAACGGCGGCAGTGTTCTCGCGTAATCGCCGAAATACTTCGGCGACGCCCTACGGATCGCTTCCATCAGCAGGGAATCGCCGCTGCGGATGATCGCTTTTGCCGCGTTCGTCAGCGGCCTTTCCCTGAGGTCGCTCAACACCTCGTTTGGGGGAACGTTCAGCAGAATAATGCCGCGAGCGGTCGTTAGATCCAGCGAAACGGTTTTTGGCTTAGAAGCAGCTCCAGCGGGAGTGTTCTCTTCTTCTCCTATTTTCTTCTTCTCTTCCGCCTTCACGTGAACGCCTTTGATCTCAAAACGTCCCGCGGCTCGCTCTTTTACGGCGGCGATCTCAAAATCGGCGAGGTATCTCGGACGTGATTCGGTCCATTGCAGCAGATATTTGAGGTCGTTTGCCGGAACGTCCATTGCGAGCGTTCCAGTGTCGCTTTTTGCTTCGATCGAGGCGAAATTTCCGCTGACCTCGATCGCTCCGCTCAAGGTTTCGATCTTAAGATCCGTGCGTTCGGGAAGCGTGACAACGAGGTCGAGTTTCGCCGTCCCAGTTTATCGAGATCGTTTATCTTCCGCCCTGACCATTATCTGACCTCGGACGCCGACACCCTTTTGCGGACGAGGCAACGATGCCAAAGCCGGAAGGTGCGGTTTTCACGGTTACACGTCCATTTTTATTGACGATCTCGACGGTCGAGCCTTCGGCAAAATTCAGAGCGCGCCGTAGATCCTGCGAATATGCCGAACAGCACATCGCGATCACAAAACTGCATGATATAAAGAACTTTTTGGCCGAAAAGGTCATCTGCTCGGGTTGCTTGAGATCCGGCCGGATTGGATCAGGCGAGCCCTGACGCGTTCCTGCCACTTTTTCTTTGGACGCCCGTCGTCCTCAAATCGTTCGATGAGATCGTTCATCGATTCACCGCCCGCTAGCCGGGTCTTCAAATAGAGCAACGCTACAATGATAGCAGAAAACGAGATGGTAATGAGCTGGATCGGTAGCCAGATTATCTGGATAAGCGACTCCAGTATCGTCCGTTTTACGCGGGTCCGCATGTCCATTTTTCCGCGTTCGCGGATCGGTGGACGGCCGCTGAGACTGATATTTATCCCGTTTTGACCGTCTTTTGTCTCTGCATCAGCGGGCGGAGCTGTACCTTCAGCGTTGGTCTCGCCTTCCTGTTGCTCCACCTTGACGTCATCTTTCTTAGGCGTGGGATCGAATGCTTTCGCCGTCACGTTCACAAAGAATGACAACGTTCCCGCAAGCAGCATCGGGATCACGAACATAAATAGCGAGGCTCCCAAGGCGGTTGTAAATGCCCGTCTGGTCAGTGCCCGGGAACGTTTGAAGCCCTCGCGGATGCCGAGGTTCTCCATCATTGCGACGGGCGTCATCACCATACACCAAACATATGAGGTGAAAAATGCGGCAGTGGCGGCGATCGTTGATGCAATGCCGCCGACGACCTGATAGTAAAGATCTACGCCGATGCCCATCGAGATAAGTGCTGCTCCGCCGCCAAACACCGCGAACGCGAGAGCCGCTGCAACAGCCGCGAAAACAAAGGGTGTAAACGCCGCAGTCGCTCCGCTCGTGAGGATCCGCTTCCATTTTCGGCGGGCTTCGCCAAGTACCGGGCGAAGCCGGATCGGCCTTAACGGTACCGATAAATACTGCGTGACGAGCCACACGATCGACCCCACTATCAAGGTCGCGCAAAAGGCGCTTACTAGGGTGAGGACCAAAACGACCACGCCAATAAGGATGTTTCCCGTAGCCTCGGGAACCAAGTCGCTGACACGAAGAAATCCCACTATTATCTGGAGTGCGGTAAGCAAGATCACCGGCAGCTCAAAGATCGTGGCGAGCAGCAGAAATTTCGGCAGGTGCTCGCTGTATATGACGAGCGCTCGCCGGAGCAGGGCAAAGATGCCTTCAGATCTGGAAACGAGTTCGCTCGCGAATGCTTCGGCGCTTTGCGGCCGATGTTCCGGCTCTTTGGCCAAAGCGGAGTGAATGACCCGCTTCATTTTCTTTCGCACCTTCTTCGCATCCAGTGGTTTTGGGGCGACGTTTTTGTGCGATTCCATTACGTCCTTGAAATCGCCCTCGAACGGCGGTGCTCCCGAGAGCATCTGATACGCGATCACGCCGAGGCTGTAGATGTCTGAGCGGGGATCGAGATGTTCGCCGCGGCATTGCTCGGGCGACATGTAAAGCGGCGTTCCTAGAACGGCTCCAACACGCGTGAGTTCGGCTGAATTGTTCGATTCGTAGAGCGAGCGAGCCGTCGTTTGGGCATTCGTCCCGGCGGCTTCGGTCGGTGCTCGATCATCGATCATTCGGGTGCCGACCGAGTCCTGAAATTCACCTGAGAGATCTCCGTCGTTAAAAACCGCGGTTTTGCCTTCAGATGCGATCGGTTCTAGATGCAATGTGCCGGCCTCTGAGACCAATGTCTGCTGCTCTGCGGTACCTGAGATCGTATTTCCGTCGGAAATATGCGTTCCTATCGCACCGGCTTTTGTTCCCTCGGGATCCGTCCCGCCAAAGGTCGTGTTTGCGCCCGCGATCACGGTATGCGTCGAGCGGCGATATTCCTGCGGAATTTCACCGCTTGCCGGAATATCAACATGATCCTCGAGCTTTGCGATACCGAAATCCAGCACTTTGACCGTATAGCCGCCGCGCTGATTTGGTTCGAGCCAGATGTTGTCGGGTTTGAGGTCGCGGTGAATAATGCCCTGATCGTGGGCCTCCTGAACGGCCGAGCAGACCTGTTCGAGGATGTCGAGTGTCCAGGCGACAGGCAGATTTTTTTCTTCGTCGAGGATCTCGCCGAGCGTGCAGCCGTCGAGATATTCCATCACAAGATAAGCGACCTGGCCTTCCTTTGTCTCGGAAAATCCAAAGTCAGTGACGTTTACCACATTCGGATGCCGCAGTCGTCCGGCAGCTCGGGCTTCGCGCCGAAATCGCTCGACAAATTCCGTCCGCTGCATGAACTGGGGCGATATGATCTTCACCGCCACAGGCCGCTCGGTCCCAAGATGCGTCGCCAGATACACCGTTCCCATACCGCCGCGGCCAAGCTCGCGTTCAATATGATATTTACCGTCCAGCGTCTGGCCTGCGAAATCGAGAAGATCCATAGTGTAATAGAGCAAACTCTAACGGTTTTACTGCTAACTATGCAAGTATTTACGACCCGCAGGCCGGATTAGTTTTTGCTTTTAAGTAAGGAAATGTAAATTGCAGAAGTGAACGAGACGGTCGCGGAGATATGAGGCCCCCGGATCAGCCCGAACGAGTTCGAAAAGCAATTCGAAATTTCAAAAAATGAAAAGGCAGGCAGATCAACCAGAAACGGTAGTTCGCGTGAGCGTCGTGTCCAGTTTTACTTGACCATATCAAACCGGTATCCATATAATCCTCATAATTCAAATTGTGTTTTTTTATGAATTGAATAGTGACTAAGTTTAACAAAAGTAACTTCTTATGGCAGTAGTAAGCTTAAACATAAATGGTAAAACGTTAAAGGTTGATGCTGATCCCGGAACACCTCTATTGTGGGTACTGAGAGATCATTTAAATCTTGTGGGCACAAAATTTGGCTGCGGCATCGCACAATGCGGTGCATGTACCGTTCACGTAAATGGCAGCGCTGTACGTTCCTGCGTATTACCGGTTTCATCTGTAAAAAACAATGCCGTTGTTACCATTGAGGGGTTAAGCGAAACAGGTGATCATCCGCTGCAGCAGGCATGGGAAGAACTGGATGTTTCTCAATGTGGTTATTGCCAGGCGGGCCAGATCATGAGTGCAGCCGCATTATTAAAACGCAACACAAAGCCAACAGATAACGATATTGATAATGCGATGTCGGGAAATATCTGCAGATGCGGAACACATGTCCGTATCCGTAAAGCAATTCATTTAGCGGCGAAACAACAAAGCAGCAAATAAACTAATCATGCCAACAACATATTCAAGAAGAAACTTTCTTAAGGTATCTGCTTTATCTGGTGGAGGTATGCTAATCAGTTTTAGTCTATTTAACCTGCCTGCCGAAGCAAAAGTATCGGAGGAAATGGTTTTTGCTCCAAATGCGTATATCAAAATTGCTGCTGACGGCACCATTGTGTTGTTGGCACCGAACCCGGAAATTGGCCAGGGTGTAAAAACATCGTTACCCATGATCGTTGCCGAAGAATTGGGTGTTGATTGGAAAAAGATCAAGGTCGAATTAGCACCATTAGACGGCAGAATGGGCCGACAAACAGCCGGAGGTAGTGGATCAGTAAGAGGACGGTTTACAGAGTTGCGTACAGTAGGAGCAACAGCACGTGAAATGTTGACGACTGCTGCAGCGAAAACATGGAATGTTCCTGTAACTGAATGCACGGTTGAAAACGGAGAAGTGATCCATAAGGTAAGCGGAAAAAGATCGAGTTATGCATCGTTGGCGTCTGCAGCAGCAAAACTCGAAGTGCCGGCCAAGCCAACGTTAAAAGACCCGAAGGAATTTAAGTTGATCGGCACAAGAGTTAAAGATGTAGATGCACATAAAATTGTAACCGGTCAGCCGTTGTTTGGAATCGATACAAGAAAAGAAGGAATGCTTTTCGCCATGGTAAGCCGTCCGCCGGCTTATGGAAAAACATTAGGCGAAGTGAACGATGCAGCTGCCCTGAAGATCGATGGCGTTAAGAAAGTAGTAAAGATCAAGAACGCAGTTGCCGTGCTTGCAACCTCTACATGGGCTGCAAGAAAAGGAAGAAATGCACTGGTGATCCAATGGAATGCAGGTGAAAAACTGGAGAACACTTCCGAGCATTTTGCAGCGTTTAAAACTTTGCTTGATAAACCTGCACCAACAGAGCCCGCAAGGAATGACGGAGATGTTGATGCAGCGAAACAAGGTGCCGCACAATTTCTTGATGTAACGTATGAGATACCTGCACTCGCGCACGGACAAATGGAGCCGCTTAATTTTTATGCGAATGTGAAAGATGGGAAGGTGGAATTGTTTGGTCCAACACAAGTACCCGGGGCAGTAAGAACCGAAGTATCGAAACAATTAGGAATTGCGGAAGGAAATATAACCATTTCATCGCCCCGCCAGGGTGGGGGTTTTGGCAGAAAGTTAATGACCGATAATGGCGTGGAAGCCGCATTGATCTCTGCAGCGGCACAATGTCCAGTGCAGGTGCAATGGACACGTGAAGATGATATGCAGAATGATTTTTATCGTCCTGCAGAAATGTGGAGATACCGGGCAGCACTTTCGGTTGACAATTTATTATCCTGGCATCAATCGGGTGTTGGTATTGGTCGTGGTGTACGTGGTGACAGTTATGTTGCAGGAAGTATTGCAAATTACCGTGCCGAAGGACAAGGCTTTACAAGCAATACGCCAACAGGTTTTTGGAGAGCTCCCGGGGCAAATACGCTTGCATTTGTTGCTGAAAGCTTCATGGATGAAGTATGCACCGCATTGAAAAAAGATCCGGTAGCATTTCGCCTGGAGTTGTTGAAGAAAGCAAAAGAACAACCTGTCGGAAGGATCAATTATGACCCGGAGAAGTATAAAAGTGTGATCGACCTTGTCGCAAAGATGAGTAAGTGGGGTACGAAAACACCCGGCGTATTCAGAGGTTTCTCAACATGGTTCTCGTTTGGCTCTTATGTGGCGCAGGTGGTTGATGTGCAATTGGTAAATGGACAACCGAAGGTTAAGAAAGTTTTTTGCGCAGTAAACTGTGGCCGTGTAATTAATTTGAGCGGTGCAGAAAACCAGGTGCAGGGTTCAATTGTCGATGGCATCAGTCATGCCATGTTTCCGAAAATTACTTTTGTAAATGGTGCTGTGGCCGAAACAAATTTTCATGCCTATAAGTTTTTACGCATGAAAGATGCTCCAACCGAGATCGATGTGCAGTTTGTTGAATCGAATGAGGCACCTTCAGGATTAGGTGAACCGGCTTTGCCGCCTGTTGCCGCAGCTCTTGCAAATGCGATCTTTGCAGCGACCGGCAAACGATTACGCAAGTTGCCATTCGCCGACCAACTGGTTTAGATCAGTTTGATATGGTCAAGTAGAAATGGATACGGCCAGGGGCCGAGTGGCAGACGGTCCGTCCGTAGAAGCCTTCGATACGACTGAATGGTTCGCTTCGGACTTCTTCGACCTTGCGAAAAGCACCGCCTTCGAGCAGTTCGGTTTTCAATCTGGCCCAGAAACTCTCTGCCTGAGCGTGATATTAACAATTGCCTTTTTTCTGCTCGGCGGAGCGTCGAAGCAGAGAATGGCGACGCGATCCCACGCCCCTAATTGGTCAAAGAACGAACTGCCAAAAAACCTTCGACCTATCTGCCAAATACCTCTACCGATCTCGCTCTTTTGTTAAGACAAACGGGCGGACTCCTTCGAACAATCTGCCCTGCTTGTACATATTCATTCGATAAACAGGGGTGTTTTGAAAAAGTGTGAAT
Protein-coding sequences here:
- a CDS encoding YwiC-like family protein; its protein translation is MLLEAPPIDRFPKIRAKAVALPVEHGSWGFLLEPLVGGIAIAPSIAAPWIAILVIGAFLLRQPLKVILSGGLAGRSLPQTTLALKFAAAFFSIFCVGAVGAAFNTRPESFIPFALVLPFAVYQIYCDANRKSRSLLAELLGSTALTASIAVIALAAGWGYPKSLSLWAIITARLIPSILYVRNRLRLEKGKTYSWIVPISAHAAAAGLVLVLAIDHLAPYLPVPMFLILLVRSAIGLSSYRKKVKATKIGIGEVIYGTLTILALIIGHYVGI
- the ric gene encoding iron-sulfur cluster repair di-iron protein, whose protein sequence is MINVEGKTVREIALAMPVTTRVFEEFKIDYCCHGNTPFEEACRNVGANPETVIQKIDGVLDLPNAGDQDSFAEMRLSDLVDHILDKHHVYTKDETYHLTPLMAKVATRHGEHNPYLIELKGLFQSLCEDLAPHMMKEEMVLFPYIQKLEYSYANHLNVSYPPFGTVRHPVNMMEIEHDEVGELLAKMRAVTNDYTLPAEACPSFTALYLRLGELERDLHQHIHLENNLLFPRAIEMEQIVFSPVVN
- a CDS encoding VWA domain-containing protein, with the protein product MSGAIEVSGNFASIEAKSDTGTLAMDVPANDLKYLLQWTESRPRYLADFEIAAVKERAAGRFEIKGVHVKAEEKKKIGEEENTPAGAASKPKTVSLDLTTARGIILLNVPPNEVLSDLRERPLTNAAKAIIRSGDSLLMEAIRRASPKYFGDYARTLPPLRLEPSFAPRSDRAAGVNAETKTALVRVTDLKNRSIPGLNADDFEVLENGTPREIISVERSEAPFNLVLLLDVSGSVENYVNFIRKAARNFVDTVGAQDRVAIVIFNEDVKLLSTFTTDKGKLSTSLDTFDAGGGTAYYDALAYTIADTLRPLKGERTAIVVLTDGDDNRSFLAFDSLTGSIQESGALIYPLYVPSGLIALAAQNLNADIDPLRKKYMSLTAKSEGEGEKLAQMSGGVYYPITQIGQIQKAYEDIVLQMRSAYNVTFRSAMDPSANGGSPKLKIKAKRENVFATVTAVTAAK
- a CDS encoding serine/threonine protein kinase — encoded protein: MDLLDFAGQTLDGKYHIERELGRGGMGTVYLATHLGTERPVAVKIISPQFMQRTEFVERFRREARAAGRLRHPNVVNVTDFGFSETKEGQVAYLVMEYLDGCTLGEILDEEKNLPVAWTLDILEQVCSAVQEAHDQGIIHRDLKPDNIWLEPNQRGGYTVKVLDFGIAKLEDHVDIPASGEIPQEYRRSTHTVIAGANTTFGGTDPEGTKAGAIGTHISDGNTISGTAEQQTLVSEAGTLHLEPIASEGKTAVFNDGDLSGEFQDSVGTRMIDDRAPTEAAGTNAQTTARSLYESNNSAELTRVGAVLGTPLYMSPEQCRGEHLDPRSDIYSLGVIAYQMLSGAPPFEGDFKDVMESHKNVAPKPLDAKKVRKKMKRVIHSALAKEPEHRPQSAEAFASELVSRSEGIFALLRRALVIYSEHLPKFLLLATIFELPVILLTALQIIVGFLRVSDLVPEATGNILIGVVVLVLTLVSAFCATLIVGSIVWLVTQYLSVPLRPIRLRPVLGEARRKWKRILTSGATAAFTPFVFAAVAAALAFAVFGGGAALISMGIGVDLYYQVVGGIASTIAATAAFFTSYVWCMVMTPVAMMENLGIREGFKRSRALTRRAFTTALGASLFMFVIPMLLAGTLSFFVNVTAKAFDPTPKKDDVKVEQQEGETNAEGTAPPADAETKDGQNGINISLSGRPPIRERGKMDMRTRVKRTILESLIQIIWLPIQLITISFSAIIVALLYLKTRLAGGESMNDLIERFEDDGRPKKKWQERVRARLIQSGRISSNPSR
- a CDS encoding (2Fe-2S)-binding protein; its protein translation is MAVVSLNINGKTLKVDADPGTPLLWVLRDHLNLVGTKFGCGIAQCGACTVHVNGSAVRSCVLPVSSVKNNAVVTIEGLSETGDHPLQQAWEELDVSQCGYCQAGQIMSAAALLKRNTKPTDNDIDNAMSGNICRCGTHVRIRKAIHLAAKQQSSK
- a CDS encoding xanthine dehydrogenase family protein molybdopterin-binding subunit, which gives rise to MPTTYSRRNFLKVSALSGGGMLISFSLFNLPAEAKVSEEMVFAPNAYIKIAADGTIVLLAPNPEIGQGVKTSLPMIVAEELGVDWKKIKVELAPLDGRMGRQTAGGSGSVRGRFTELRTVGATAREMLTTAAAKTWNVPVTECTVENGEVIHKVSGKRSSYASLASAAAKLEVPAKPTLKDPKEFKLIGTRVKDVDAHKIVTGQPLFGIDTRKEGMLFAMVSRPPAYGKTLGEVNDAAALKIDGVKKVVKIKNAVAVLATSTWAARKGRNALVIQWNAGEKLENTSEHFAAFKTLLDKPAPTEPARNDGDVDAAKQGAAQFLDVTYEIPALAHGQMEPLNFYANVKDGKVELFGPTQVPGAVRTEVSKQLGIAEGNITISSPRQGGGFGRKLMTDNGVEAALISAAAQCPVQVQWTREDDMQNDFYRPAEMWRYRAALSVDNLLSWHQSGVGIGRGVRGDSYVAGSIANYRAEGQGFTSNTPTGFWRAPGANTLAFVAESFMDEVCTALKKDPVAFRLELLKKAKEQPVGRINYDPEKYKSVIDLVAKMSKWGTKTPGVFRGFSTWFSFGSYVAQVVDVQLVNGQPKVKKVFCAVNCGRVINLSGAENQVQGSIVDGISHAMFPKITFVNGAVAETNFHAYKFLRMKDAPTEIDVQFVESNEAPSGLGEPALPPVAAALANAIFAATGKRLRKLPFADQLV